One region of Duncaniella freteri genomic DNA includes:
- a CDS encoding hybrid sensor histidine kinase/response regulator transcription factor: MHSYSIGQGLSQKMIQNMVQDEDRFIWIATWNGLEKFDGYTFRNFKTYPTDSVRLQHNRIVNVATGPKNGLWCETFDSRLYVFDKVNERFVDPFSLHPGIKACEEVKQTFYLDNGVVWMSARDGSLWRLEGDRYRENGALKYFQPTRPERGETIYGIYTDGNGGEWVLSNHGYWVHGRQDISGFREFVQASAISGGLLLIDSDGKMAAYSAGDGSLKDVLPGLSVRTDIRPFLLSDGKIIIGTEDGLVALLDLMSSTVKTVALPGREIITEYYEQKPDGKNGHVLWMLTRSDVLRLDLSQMICERLDKPYTDSSESLDMEFIHEDGNGDIWVYPHNGHLCHYNTSVRRLERACILTENGRVVTPDISSFLFDDRRNIWGRTPLGIQKFSFSVGGSATVIGNPGEYRGLFIDSRGNLWATCKEKSVSIFDRNYNYIGNLTPSGNVVSSPDMKFGASVYTMMEDSKGRIWLGAKGDGIYVATPQKISPNNVDSYRIDHYTRRLDDLESLSDSGVYSIFEDKKGRVWIGTYGGGLNLVDEGKDGSMRFIHARNGGLPTYPIVSCDKVRYVTANSDGDIMLCTTGGFVTFDSDFTSPRDIRFYRNWSDITRDSTLSDSDVFYAYEDSRHDIYLTTMAGGICKLESGSVLGNNLRFSYINKQNGLPSDMAYSIREDRNGYLWMALETALCRYDPKDHSIVTYDRYDFHIPFVTTEVPFVIDADGRATLALVNGLLSLDLENLKKSDYIPEIRFYDAEVNTDGGGIMRVPVKDGVLVLRPDQRNAAISFAALDYGNTENISYSYRLRGLNDNWIDNGHSNKASFYSLPAGDYELEVKSTNCEGAWNDRVYSMRIRVEPTFVETVWAKLLYIFAFIAVGLAIWFVSVYILRLQRRINMEQELTRLKLRFFTDVSHELRTPLTLIVNPVDEVLSDSSLSPVSRDYMMMVKSNTDRMLRLINQFLDIRRIQNSKMKVYLEMVDIVPLFHRIHRDFSGLAHQKGISFSLSCHTEECKIYTDVDKLEKILFNLLSNAFKFTPDGKNVAFGLTMDGNAIKITVSDEGQGMDEGQKSRLFNRFETLGRKVKGPSSGIGLSLVRELVSLLHGRISVSSEIDRGSVFSVILPIGYESYCNDTNVELILNDGNTREIATTVVDSDHTDRTSGDDFRILVVEDNDELRCMLCRMLADGYSVVEACDGQEAIDKMDELLPDMIISDIMMPRVDGLELLERVRSDSARSHIPFVLLSAKSSVAERIEGLECGADDYLTKPFSASYLKARIRSLIRQRTRLKDCLVAGNPVRNVAEKVAEGDDLPMLTGFDTEFVGRLSDYIERESSRPELTIDEIASSMNMGRTVFNRKVKSLFNVTPVELLSAMRLKRAESLLCSGDLTVAEVSYRCGFTSPQYFNRVFKSHYGCTPSEWRVNSCKASVVGQQA; the protein is encoded by the coding sequence GTGCACAGCTATTCGATAGGTCAGGGTCTGTCGCAGAAGATGATACAGAACATGGTGCAGGACGAAGACCGTTTCATATGGATTGCCACATGGAACGGCCTGGAAAAATTTGACGGCTATACATTCCGTAATTTCAAGACTTATCCTACCGATTCTGTGCGGTTGCAACATAACAGAATAGTCAATGTGGCTACCGGACCTAAGAATGGACTGTGGTGTGAGACATTCGATTCCAGGCTTTATGTGTTCGACAAGGTTAACGAGAGGTTTGTCGATCCGTTTTCCTTGCATCCCGGTATAAAGGCCTGCGAAGAGGTAAAACAGACATTCTATCTGGATAACGGTGTGGTATGGATGTCAGCCCGCGATGGTTCTCTATGGAGATTGGAGGGTGATAGGTATCGTGAGAATGGTGCGTTGAAATATTTCCAGCCCACACGTCCGGAGAGGGGTGAAACAATATATGGGATATATACTGACGGCAATGGCGGTGAATGGGTGTTGAGCAACCACGGCTACTGGGTGCACGGCAGGCAAGATATTTCGGGGTTTCGTGAGTTTGTGCAGGCATCGGCAATCAGCGGCGGTCTGCTGCTGATTGATTCTGATGGGAAAATGGCTGCATACTCTGCCGGAGACGGTTCACTCAAGGATGTATTGCCGGGGCTTAGCGTGCGGACCGACATACGGCCATTCCTTCTTAGTGACGGTAAGATAATTATAGGCACTGAGGATGGTTTGGTAGCATTATTGGATCTAATGAGCAGTACTGTAAAAACGGTGGCTCTTCCAGGAAGAGAGATCATCACTGAATATTATGAACAGAAGCCGGATGGCAAAAACGGACATGTGTTATGGATGCTCACACGGTCAGATGTCCTGAGGCTTGATCTGTCGCAAATGATATGTGAAAGGTTGGATAAGCCTTACACCGATTCATCAGAGAGCCTGGATATGGAGTTCATTCATGAGGATGGTAACGGTGATATATGGGTCTATCCCCACAATGGGCATCTGTGTCATTACAATACATCCGTTCGCCGACTTGAGCGGGCTTGCATTCTTACTGAGAACGGACGTGTTGTCACCCCTGACATTTCATCGTTCCTTTTCGATGATCGCCGGAACATATGGGGCAGGACCCCTCTGGGTATTCAGAAGTTTTCATTTTCAGTAGGCGGAAGTGCCACTGTGATCGGGAATCCCGGGGAATATCGAGGACTGTTTATTGACAGTCGCGGCAACCTGTGGGCTACATGCAAGGAAAAGTCGGTGTCGATATTTGACCGTAATTATAATTATATAGGTAATCTTACTCCTTCGGGTAATGTTGTCAGCAGTCCGGATATGAAATTCGGGGCTTCGGTCTATACTATGATGGAGGATTCAAAGGGGCGTATATGGCTGGGTGCCAAGGGTGACGGTATCTATGTCGCTACTCCGCAAAAAATATCACCCAATAATGTGGATAGTTATAGGATAGATCATTACACACGACGGCTGGATGACTTGGAGTCTCTGAGTGATTCGGGAGTATATTCTATTTTCGAGGATAAGAAAGGGAGGGTATGGATAGGCACGTACGGTGGCGGTCTTAATCTCGTTGACGAGGGTAAGGACGGGTCTATGAGGTTCATACATGCCCGCAACGGAGGTCTGCCTACCTATCCTATAGTGTCATGCGATAAGGTAAGGTATGTCACAGCCAACTCGGATGGGGACATTATGCTGTGTACCACAGGTGGATTCGTTACATTTGACAGTGATTTCACATCGCCACGCGACATACGTTTCTACCGTAATTGGAGTGATATCACCCGCGATTCTACTCTGAGCGATAGTGATGTGTTTTATGCCTATGAGGACAGCCGCCATGATATATACCTGACTACGATGGCGGGAGGCATATGTAAGCTTGAAAGCGGGAGCGTGTTGGGCAACAATCTTAGGTTCAGTTATATAAACAAGCAGAACGGATTGCCCTCCGATATGGCTTACTCCATACGTGAGGACAGGAACGGATATCTGTGGATGGCTCTTGAAACGGCACTGTGCAGATATGATCCCAAGGATCATTCCATAGTCACGTATGACCGCTATGACTTTCATATACCGTTTGTTACCACTGAGGTGCCGTTTGTAATAGATGCTGATGGCAGGGCTACGCTGGCTCTGGTCAACGGATTGTTGAGTCTGGATCTGGAAAATCTTAAAAAGAGTGATTATATTCCGGAGATACGTTTCTATGACGCCGAGGTCAACACTGACGGAGGCGGTATCATGAGGGTCCCTGTAAAGGATGGTGTGCTTGTGCTGCGTCCCGACCAGCGTAATGCTGCTATTTCGTTTGCCGCCCTTGATTATGGGAATACCGAGAATATCTCATATTCCTATCGTCTGAGGGGGCTTAATGACAATTGGATAGACAACGGACATTCCAATAAGGCTTCATTCTATTCTCTTCCTGCCGGCGATTACGAGCTTGAGGTGAAATCAACCAATTGCGAGGGTGCGTGGAATGACCGTGTTTACAGTATGAGGATCCGTGTTGAGCCTACATTTGTAGAGACTGTGTGGGCAAAGCTGCTGTATATATTTGCTTTTATAGCTGTGGGGCTTGCCATATGGTTTGTTTCGGTATATATTCTCCGGCTACAGCGTCGCATCAACATGGAGCAGGAGCTAACCCGCCTGAAGCTGAGGTTTTTCACAGATGTGTCACATGAGTTGCGCACACCTCTGACCCTGATAGTCAATCCTGTCGACGAGGTGTTGTCCGATTCGTCACTTTCGCCTGTATCTCGTGACTATATGATGATGGTAAAGAGCAACACTGACCGTATGTTGCGCCTTATAAACCAGTTTCTTGATATACGCAGGATTCAGAACAGCAAGATGAAAGTATATCTTGAGATGGTCGACATTGTACCGTTGTTCCACCGCATACATAGGGATTTCAGTGGATTGGCACACCAGAAGGGCATCAGCTTTTCATTGTCGTGCCATACTGAGGAATGCAAGATATATACTGATGTCGACAAGCTTGAGAAGATTCTGTTCAATCTGCTTTCCAATGCGTTCAAATTTACTCCGGATGGGAAAAATGTGGCATTCGGGCTGACTATGGACGGTAATGCAATTAAAATAACAGTCAGTGATGAAGGGCAGGGCATGGACGAGGGTCAGAAATCCAGGCTCTTCAACAGGTTCGAGACACTTGGAAGGAAGGTCAAGGGGCCTTCGAGCGGAATAGGACTGTCGTTGGTCAGGGAGCTTGTGTCGTTGCTTCACGGACGCATTTCAGTGAGCAGCGAGATTGACCGAGGCAGTGTTTTTTCTGTGATACTGCCTATCGGTTATGAGTCATACTGCAACGATACAAATGTGGAGCTGATACTCAATGATGGCAATACGAGAGAGATCGCTACCACTGTTGTTGATTCTGATCACACTGACAGGACATCTGGCGATGATTTCAGGATACTTGTTGTGGAGGACAATGACGAGTTACGCTGTATGCTGTGCCGTATGCTCGCCGACGGCTACAGTGTAGTAGAGGCTTGTGACGGACAGGAGGCTATCGATAAGATGGATGAGTTGCTTCCAGATATGATAATAAGCGACATAATGATGCCTCGGGTTGATGGTCTTGAACTCCTGGAGCGAGTGAGGTCGGACAGTGCTCGTTCCCATATCCCGTTTGTACTGCTCTCGGCAAAGTCATCTGTTGCCGAGCGCATAGAGGGGCTGGAATGTGGTGCTGACGATTATCTCACCAAGCCGTTCAGCGCGTCATATCTGAAAGCGCGCATCAGGTCACTGATACGTCAGCGCACACGGCTTAAGGATTGTCTTGTGGCTGGAAATCCGGTGCGGAATGTTGCTGAAAAAGTAGCGGAAGGGGATGATTTGCCGATGCTGACCGGATTTGACACAGAGTTTGTCGGCCGTTTGTCAGACTATATCGAGCGTGAGTCATCACGCCCGGAGCTTACGATAGATGAGATTGCATCGTCAATGAATATGGGACGGACGGTATTCAACCGCAAAGTGAAGTCTCTGTTCAATGTAACTCCGGTTGAACTGCTTTCTGCGATGCGTCTTAAAAGAGCCGAGTCGCTTCTTTGTTCTGGAGATCTGACCGTAGCTGAGGTATCGTATCGCTGTGGCTTCACCTCTCCGCAATATTTCAATCGAGTGTTCAAGTCGCACTATGGCTGCACGCCTTCGGAATGGCGCGTGAACTCTTGCAAAGCATCTGTTGTAGGGCAGCAAGCGTGA
- a CDS encoding pectinesterase family protein, with the protein MNCHTVSRLMLSALFLLSATIVFAATESIHTITVAQDGSGDYNTVGEALKKVRGDMDYTTRIFIKNGRYHEKLTLNVTAQNLIIEGENPDSTIITYDDYASLRNMGTSGSYTFKVEGNNITFRNITVENAAGPVGQAVAMFTTGDCIKFFNCRFLGNQDTLYTGGRLSRLYFENCYIEGTTDFIFGAATALFNKCHIHGKINSYITAASTSSSNPIGYVFHKCKVTAAPGVDALYLGRPWRPNASTYFIECELPSSIHPAGWHNWGDAANETTARYGEYRCTGPGSDESKRVKWRKKLSAESAATLINPDSIFARTLRWNP; encoded by the coding sequence ATGAACTGCCATACCGTATCGCGTCTGATGTTATCGGCTCTTTTTCTGCTGTCAGCAACCATAGTTTTCGCCGCCACAGAATCAATACACACCATTACTGTGGCTCAGGACGGCTCAGGAGACTACAACACTGTAGGGGAAGCCTTGAAAAAAGTGAGAGGTGACATGGACTACACTACCAGGATATTTATAAAGAACGGAAGATATCACGAAAAACTGACATTGAATGTCACAGCACAGAACCTCATCATTGAAGGCGAGAACCCTGACAGCACAATAATCACATATGACGACTACGCCTCTCTGCGAAACATGGGCACCTCCGGCTCATACACCTTCAAGGTTGAGGGAAACAACATAACATTCAGAAATATAACTGTCGAAAATGCAGCCGGCCCTGTTGGGCAGGCTGTGGCGATGTTCACCACAGGCGACTGCATAAAATTCTTCAACTGCCGGTTTCTCGGCAATCAGGACACTCTATACACCGGAGGCAGGCTATCGCGACTGTATTTCGAGAATTGCTACATAGAAGGCACCACAGATTTCATATTCGGAGCCGCAACCGCCCTATTCAACAAGTGCCACATACATGGAAAGATAAACTCCTATATCACGGCTGCATCAACCTCTTCGTCAAACCCCATAGGATATGTGTTCCATAAATGCAAAGTGACCGCCGCTCCAGGCGTCGATGCCCTCTATCTAGGCAGACCTTGGCGTCCAAACGCCTCCACATATTTCATAGAATGTGAACTGCCATCATCCATTCATCCGGCAGGATGGCACAACTGGGGAGATGCAGCCAACGAGACCACAGCCCGCTACGGCGAATACCGCTGCACAGGTCCCGGTTCTGACGAATCAAAACGAGTGAAATGGCGCAAAAAACTATCTGCTGAATCAGCAGCAACACTAATCAACCCCGACTCCATATTCGCCCGCACACTCCGCTGGAATCCCTGA
- a CDS encoding C-GCAxxG-C-C family protein yields MKYTLDQRVNLACELRAKGYNCAQCVLMAFEDFISEGETATLSRAAHGFGSGIGASGEVCGAISGTVMILGIAREGVARPELYREVREAMAEFEQLEGSRLCRDLKGPGRKPCLELITDAVTMLHNRLAQSAVN; encoded by the coding sequence ATGAAATATACTCTCGACCAACGCGTCAACCTGGCTTGCGAACTCAGAGCCAAAGGATACAACTGCGCACAATGTGTGCTGATGGCTTTTGAAGATTTCATATCAGAAGGGGAAACAGCCACTCTAAGCCGTGCCGCCCATGGATTCGGGTCGGGCATAGGTGCTTCAGGAGAAGTATGCGGAGCCATATCAGGAACTGTCATGATACTCGGAATTGCCCGCGAAGGTGTGGCACGACCTGAACTTTACCGTGAAGTGCGCGAAGCTATGGCTGAATTCGAACAGCTTGAGGGATCGCGTCTGTGTCGCGACCTTAAGGGCCCGGGACGAAAGCCATGCCTTGAACTGATCACCGACGCCGTCACTATGCTTCATAACCGCCTTGCGCAATCTGCCGTCAACTGA
- a CDS encoding DUF5103 domain-containing protein — MLRLLAAISLIIATLASAQGEESDTRQGCISPTFRTLHIRHADDMWAPPVINLNNNSERIAVSFDELADEHRYLRYSLTHCDAEWMSEGLVDSEFLDSFNEGTVDNYEYSQATVVHYVHYAITIPNNQIRITQPGNYLLRVYDERDPDNTLVQARFGAADFSATVRATVSSRTDIDSNKSHQQLDISVDTRHVNVEDPFNDIKVVITQNGRYDNEAIITAPQRILGKDIVYEHMRQLIFPAGNEYRRFDISSVNYPGTGVERMIHDAPIYNAVLHTDGPRSNESYLYDQTQHGRFLVRSTDTEHPDTEADYVLTHFTLDMPPIAGYDIFIDGDITSRTFGPSSRMIYNHASGCYEQSLLLKQGAYNYQYLAVPADRTEGETAPIEGDKHQTINEYTIKVYHRPKGTRFDRLIGVTSVTSGI; from the coding sequence ATGTTAAGGCTCCTCGCTGCCATATCACTCATAATCGCGACACTTGCCTCGGCACAAGGGGAAGAATCCGACACAAGACAGGGGTGCATATCCCCTACATTCAGGACTCTTCATATAAGGCATGCCGATGACATGTGGGCCCCGCCGGTAATAAATCTAAACAATAACAGCGAGAGAATCGCAGTGTCGTTTGACGAGCTTGCCGATGAGCATCGTTACCTGCGCTATTCACTCACCCACTGCGATGCGGAATGGATGTCGGAAGGGCTCGTGGATTCGGAGTTTCTCGACAGCTTCAATGAAGGGACTGTCGACAATTACGAATATTCCCAAGCCACTGTTGTGCACTATGTGCATTATGCCATCACAATCCCTAACAACCAGATACGCATCACCCAACCGGGAAACTATCTGCTCAGAGTCTATGATGAACGCGACCCTGACAATACTTTGGTACAAGCCCGCTTCGGAGCTGCGGATTTCTCTGCTACAGTCCGGGCAACAGTAAGTTCACGCACCGACATTGACAGCAACAAGTCCCATCAACAGCTTGACATATCCGTAGATACACGGCATGTGAATGTAGAGGACCCTTTCAACGACATAAAAGTGGTGATAACACAGAACGGACGTTATGATAATGAGGCGATAATAACAGCACCGCAACGCATCCTCGGAAAGGATATAGTCTACGAGCATATGCGACAGCTCATATTCCCAGCAGGCAATGAGTACCGACGGTTCGACATATCCTCGGTCAACTATCCCGGCACAGGAGTAGAGCGGATGATTCATGATGCGCCGATATACAACGCTGTGCTTCACACTGACGGACCACGCAGTAATGAGAGCTATCTCTACGACCAGACCCAGCATGGAAGATTTCTGGTGAGAAGCACCGACACGGAACACCCCGATACAGAGGCTGACTATGTACTCACCCATTTTACACTCGACATGCCTCCGATTGCCGGGTATGACATATTCATTGACGGAGACATCACATCAAGAACGTTCGGACCATCATCCAGAATGATCTACAATCACGCGTCAGGATGCTACGAACAGTCACTGCTGCTCAAACAGGGTGCCTACAATTACCAGTATCTTGCAGTCCCAGCCGACAGGACAGAAGGAGAGACTGCCCCGATAGAAGGTGACAAGCATCAGACAATCAATGAATACACCATAAAGGTGTACCATCGGCCGAAAGGCACCCGATTTGACCGACTCATAGGGGTCACAAGCGTAACATCCGGCATATGA
- the ung gene encoding uracil-DNA glycosylase codes for MNVRIEPSWHSALAGEWEKDYFARLTDFVRREYSTATIYPPAGKIFAAFDSCPFEDVKVVILGQDPYHGFGQANGLSFSVNPGVEIPRSLQNIYKELQSDLGITPPPSGDLSRWAQQGVLLLNATLTVRAGSAGSHQNQGWEEFTDAAVRKLAEEREGLVFILWGAYAQRKGAFIDRSRHCVIESPHPSPLSASRGFFGSRPFSRANDYLSSIGKSPIEW; via the coding sequence ATGAATGTGAGGATTGAACCTTCATGGCACAGCGCGCTTGCAGGCGAATGGGAAAAGGATTATTTTGCCAGACTGACCGATTTTGTAAGGCGTGAGTATTCTACTGCCACCATCTATCCGCCAGCCGGAAAGATTTTTGCAGCATTCGACTCCTGTCCGTTTGAGGATGTCAAGGTAGTGATACTCGGGCAGGACCCTTACCACGGATTCGGGCAGGCAAACGGTCTGAGTTTTTCGGTAAATCCTGGCGTAGAGATTCCACGATCACTGCAAAACATCTACAAGGAGCTACAGTCCGACCTCGGCATCACACCTCCGCCGTCAGGCGACCTGAGCCGATGGGCGCAGCAGGGCGTGCTGCTTCTCAATGCCACACTCACAGTGAGAGCCGGCAGTGCGGGATCACATCAAAATCAAGGATGGGAAGAATTCACGGATGCGGCGGTAAGAAAACTCGCCGAAGAGCGCGAAGGGCTTGTATTCATTCTGTGGGGTGCCTATGCCCAACGCAAGGGAGCGTTCATTGACCGTTCGCGCCACTGTGTCATCGAATCCCCCCATCCATCACCCCTCAGCGCATCAAGAGGGTTCTTCGGTTCACGGCCGTTCTCACGTGCAAACGACTATCTCTCATCCATTGGGAAATCCCCCATTGAATGGTAA